One segment of Xanthomonas oryzae pv. oryzae DNA contains the following:
- a CDS encoding fumarate hydratase, giving the protein MTSIKQEDLIQSVADALQYISYYHPVDYIKNLSAAYEREESPAAKDAIAQILINSRMCAEGHRPICQDTGIVTVFLEIGMNVRWDDATMGVEDMVNEGVRRAYNHPDNKLRASVLADPAGKRANTKDNTPAVVNTKIVPGDHVEVIVAAKGGGSEAKSKFAMLNPSDSIVDWVLKTVPTMGAGWCPPGMLGIGIGGTAEKAMLLAKEALMEPIDIVDLQARGASNRAEELRLELYEKVNALGIGAQGLGGLTTVLDIKVKDYPTHAANLPVALIPNCAATRHAHFTLDGSGPVMLDPPSLEDWPTLTYNPTNARRVNLDTISKEEVASFKPGEVILLNGKLLTGRDAAHKRMIDMLNRGQTLPVDFTNRFIYYVGPVDPVRDEVVGPAGPTTATRMDKFTRQMLEQTGLLGMVGKSERGDAAIDAIRDNKAVYLMAVGGSAYLVSKAIKAARVLAFEDLGMEAIYEFEVKDMPVTVAVDSTGESVHKTGPRLWQSRIGKIPVVVE; this is encoded by the coding sequence GTGACCTCGATCAAGCAGGAAGACCTCATCCAGTCCGTCGCCGACGCGCTGCAGTACATCAGCTACTACCACCCGGTCGACTACATCAAGAATTTGTCCGCCGCGTATGAGCGCGAGGAATCGCCGGCCGCCAAGGACGCCATCGCGCAGATCCTGATCAATTCGCGCATGTGCGCCGAAGGCCACCGCCCGATCTGCCAGGACACCGGCATCGTCACCGTGTTCCTGGAAATCGGCATGAACGTGCGCTGGGACGACGCCACGATGGGCGTGGAAGACATGGTCAACGAAGGCGTGCGCCGCGCCTACAACCACCCCGACAACAAGCTGCGCGCCAGCGTTCTGGCCGACCCGGCGGGAAAGCGCGCCAACACCAAGGACAACACGCCGGCGGTGGTCAACACCAAGATCGTGCCCGGCGACCATGTCGAGGTGATCGTCGCAGCCAAGGGCGGCGGCTCGGAGGCCAAGAGCAAGTTCGCCATGCTCAATCCCTCCGACTCCATCGTCGATTGGGTGCTCAAGACCGTGCCGACCATGGGCGCCGGCTGGTGCCCGCCGGGCATGCTCGGCATCGGCATCGGCGGCACCGCCGAAAAGGCGATGCTGCTGGCCAAGGAAGCCTTGATGGAGCCGATCGACATCGTCGACCTGCAGGCGCGCGGCGCGTCCAACCGTGCCGAAGAGCTGCGGCTTGAGCTGTACGAAAAGGTCAATGCACTGGGCATCGGCGCGCAAGGCCTGGGCGGCCTGACCACCGTGCTGGACATCAAGGTCAAGGATTACCCGACCCACGCGGCGAACCTGCCGGTGGCGTTGATTCCCAACTGCGCGGCGACTCGCCACGCCCACTTCACCCTGGACGGCAGCGGCCCGGTGATGCTGGATCCGCCGTCGCTGGAAGACTGGCCCACGCTCACCTACAACCCGACCAATGCGCGCCGGGTCAATCTGGATACCATCAGCAAGGAAGAAGTGGCCAGCTTCAAGCCGGGCGAGGTGATTCTGCTTAACGGCAAGCTGCTGACCGGCCGCGATGCCGCGCACAAGCGCATGATCGACATGCTCAACCGTGGCCAAACGCTGCCGGTGGATTTCACCAATCGCTTCATCTACTACGTCGGTCCGGTCGACCCGGTGCGCGATGAAGTGGTCGGCCCGGCGGGCCCGACGACCGCCACGCGCATGGACAAGTTCACCCGCCAGATGCTGGAGCAGACCGGCCTGCTGGGCATGGTCGGTAAGTCCGAGCGTGGCGATGCGGCCATCGATGCGATCCGCGACAACAAGGCCGTGTACCTGATGGCGGTCGGCGGTTCGGCCTACCTGGTGTCCAAGGCGATCAAGGCGGCCCGCGTGCTTGCGTTCGAAGATCTCGGCATGGAGGCGATCTACGAATTCGAGGTCAAGGACATGCCAGTCACCGTAGCGGTGGATTCCACTGGCGAATCGGTGCACAAGACTGGCCCACGGCTGTGGCAGTCGCGCATCGGCA